From Chrysiogenia bacterium, one genomic window encodes:
- a CDS encoding tetratricopeptide repeat protein, giving the protein MEEAPSIDSAPEPEPVSAYRPWERYVLLYTPLLLVLGLCALLYLPTLEAPFLFDDLEMIVNNESFIEGGTVAEYAEKFRFRQETMRSFKRDLNLSGGSVPNPAIFHAANVVSHLAVVALFYWMLLQLGERLGMRFRGKLALAFLGAGIFALHPMTTEPVAYVMGRADILATGYLLLALVLFLIPLSYQPEGEVGPDAQQARVTELPASTYWKVTLGCWMLALASFLKGVLCKEVAVIAPLLAALVIALVPGQTRPWRRRTFVALGLAFALVGALLVLRLLAFGTLGNPDTMRGLFPTMATNAFVTLLYLLTWIFPISQSGDHDTFILSGFANGWALAGVMGIAITLWAAWLLRRKYPEISLGLVWCLVGLLPTTSVIALEDVFVERRFYLSGMGLSLVSASVLVRMSGRVRLRRAELWQRWSRPVLAFAILAMMFVSLQRVLVWTDTIRFWADAAQKSRIKSRPYYNLGTALTEAGKNRNAIAAFATLFQRNAYDRDAHLNIANAMLQSGWTDMAAKIYKDNVLNLDPDNAEARYNLGVIAEQKGNYKEAEQYYKEALHLKPEMTDAGIKLGIFYFSRDEPRVALKYFEDALAQRPDDPLAHQYLALIYSQMIVDEPRALEHFEKLTKLQPQEAQNWFNLAVLQDRTSQPDAARRSYRRALDLQPTHVPSMVNLGALLERLGHRVEACQLYNQAASLDPAQAQLVQSRCSDLSPPLDSAR; this is encoded by the coding sequence ATGGAAGAAGCGCCCAGCATCGATTCGGCCCCTGAGCCAGAGCCCGTCAGCGCCTACCGCCCCTGGGAGCGGTACGTGTTGCTGTATACGCCGCTGCTCCTGGTGTTGGGCCTTTGCGCGCTGCTCTACCTGCCGACCCTGGAGGCGCCGTTCCTGTTCGACGACCTGGAGATGATCGTCAACAACGAGTCCTTCATCGAGGGCGGCACCGTCGCCGAGTATGCCGAGAAGTTCCGCTTCCGGCAGGAAACGATGCGCTCGTTCAAGCGCGACCTGAACCTCTCGGGCGGATCCGTGCCCAACCCGGCGATCTTCCACGCGGCCAATGTGGTCTCGCACCTGGCCGTCGTGGCGCTTTTCTACTGGATGCTGCTGCAACTGGGCGAGCGGCTCGGGATGCGCTTTCGCGGCAAGCTCGCGCTGGCCTTCCTTGGCGCGGGGATCTTTGCCCTCCACCCGATGACGACCGAGCCCGTGGCCTATGTGATGGGCCGCGCCGATATTCTGGCGACCGGTTACCTGCTGCTTGCGCTTGTGTTGTTCCTCATCCCGTTGAGCTACCAGCCCGAGGGAGAGGTTGGACCCGATGCGCAGCAGGCGAGAGTGACCGAGCTGCCGGCCAGTACCTACTGGAAGGTGACGCTCGGTTGCTGGATGCTTGCGCTGGCAAGTTTTCTCAAGGGCGTGCTCTGCAAGGAAGTCGCCGTGATCGCGCCGCTGCTGGCGGCGCTTGTCATCGCGCTCGTGCCGGGGCAGACGCGGCCCTGGCGGCGGCGCACCTTTGTGGCGCTCGGCCTTGCCTTCGCCCTGGTGGGCGCTCTGCTGGTGTTGCGCCTGCTGGCCTTTGGCACCCTGGGAAACCCCGACACGATGCGCGGGCTGTTCCCGACGATGGCGACCAATGCGTTTGTTACGCTGCTCTATCTGCTGACCTGGATCTTTCCGATCAGCCAGAGCGGCGACCACGACACGTTCATTCTGAGCGGGTTTGCCAATGGCTGGGCGCTGGCCGGCGTGATGGGCATAGCGATCACGCTGTGGGCGGCGTGGTTGCTGCGCAGGAAGTATCCTGAGATCTCGCTGGGGCTGGTCTGGTGCCTGGTGGGCCTGCTCCCCACGACGAGCGTGATTGCGCTCGAAGACGTCTTCGTCGAGCGCCGTTTCTATCTCTCGGGCATGGGCCTCTCACTGGTGTCGGCGAGCGTGCTGGTGCGGATGAGCGGCCGGGTGCGTCTTCGGCGCGCAGAACTCTGGCAACGCTGGAGCCGCCCGGTACTGGCCTTCGCCATTCTGGCGATGATGTTCGTGAGCCTCCAGCGCGTGCTCGTCTGGACCGACACGATTCGCTTCTGGGCGGACGCGGCGCAGAAATCACGGATCAAGTCCCGTCCCTACTACAATCTGGGCACGGCACTTACCGAGGCCGGCAAGAACCGCAATGCGATCGCGGCGTTCGCCACGCTTTTCCAGCGCAACGCCTACGACCGTGACGCGCACCTCAACATTGCCAACGCCATGCTGCAGTCGGGCTGGACCGACATGGCGGCGAAAATCTACAAGGACAATGTCCTGAATCTCGATCCCGACAATGCCGAGGCCCGCTACAACCTCGGCGTAATTGCCGAGCAGAAGGGCAACTACAAGGAAGCCGAGCAATATTATAAAGAGGCCCTGCACCTCAAGCCGGAGATGACCGACGCGGGCATCAAGCTGGGAATCTTCTATTTCTCCAGGGACGAACCGCGGGTGGCGCTGAAGTATTTTGAGGACGCGCTCGCCCAAAGACCAGACGACCCCCTTGCCCACCAGTATCTGGCCCTCATCTACAGCCAGATGATCGTGGATGAGCCGCGCGCTCTGGAGCACTTCGAGAAACTGACGAAGCTGCAGCCGCAGGAGGCGCAGAACTGGTTCAACCTGGCGGTCCTGCAGGATCGCACGAGCCAGCCCGACGCCGCCCGCCGGTCCTATCGCCGGGCGCTCGATCTTC
- a CDS encoding diguanylate cyclase → MVKAAKKSGSGRVKRSGKSAAKTAPKRAKAKASTKTAKKKAPTKIAKAAKRVRTPEEDSGALEPKYENRLVRLFQRPMLDGDKLAAEIDRLAEKGGPAVYPSLLFLLSHLEFKPAEAERHWRKILKHHEELNKDLKRPIDLRVALLDYFVSRNRKLKNPKILELKIYRRAQQEALSDELTGLANFRHFEKALDRELKRSNRYSEPLSLLILDVDDFKHYNDRNGHLAGNQVLQQLAKILIKDVREIDVVARYGGEEFAVILPSTSKQGALLTAERIRRSIERHNFLHGKHQPKRAVTVSGGLATFPVDGKTPKELVAKADTSLYRAKSDGKNNIKVFLSETRNFTRVDAHLIGKFTVLAHKNQEISTRNLSKNGLLFAANKSIPVGSDLNMNIRIPRHGSVKLRAQVVRVERVNQRRYDIGVTIVQMTQSDRKKFEAHVDEMMGTE, encoded by the coding sequence ATGGTCAAGGCCGCCAAGAAAAGCGGTTCCGGGCGCGTGAAGCGCTCCGGGAAATCCGCGGCCAAAACGGCGCCCAAACGCGCGAAGGCCAAAGCTTCCACCAAGACCGCGAAGAAGAAAGCGCCGACCAAAATAGCGAAGGCTGCTAAGCGCGTTCGCACCCCTGAAGAAGATTCCGGCGCCCTCGAACCCAAATACGAAAATCGACTGGTTCGCCTGTTTCAGCGCCCGATGCTCGATGGCGACAAGCTCGCTGCGGAGATCGACCGGCTTGCCGAAAAAGGCGGCCCCGCCGTCTACCCCAGCCTGCTGTTCCTGCTCTCACACCTGGAGTTCAAACCCGCCGAGGCGGAGCGTCACTGGCGCAAGATCCTCAAACACCACGAAGAGCTCAACAAGGATCTCAAGCGCCCGATCGACCTGCGCGTGGCGCTGCTCGATTACTTCGTCTCGCGCAATCGCAAGCTCAAGAACCCCAAGATTCTCGAGCTCAAGATCTACCGGCGCGCGCAGCAGGAAGCCCTCTCGGACGAGCTCACCGGGCTGGCCAACTTCCGCCACTTCGAAAAAGCGCTCGACCGCGAGCTCAAGCGTTCGAATCGTTACAGCGAACCGCTCTCGCTGCTCATTCTCGATGTCGACGACTTCAAGCACTACAACGATCGCAACGGCCACCTGGCCGGCAATCAGGTATTGCAGCAACTGGCGAAAATTCTAATCAAGGACGTGCGCGAGATCGACGTCGTCGCCCGTTACGGCGGCGAGGAATTCGCCGTCATCCTGCCCTCGACCAGCAAGCAGGGCGCGCTGCTCACCGCCGAGCGCATCCGGCGCTCGATCGAGCGGCACAATTTCCTGCATGGAAAGCACCAGCCCAAGCGCGCAGTCACCGTGAGCGGCGGGCTTGCCACCTTCCCGGTGGACGGCAAAACCCCCAAGGAACTGGTGGCCAAAGCCGACACCTCGCTCTACCGCGCCAAGAGCGATGGCAAGAACAACATCAAGGTATTCCTGAGCGAGACGCGCAACTTCACCCGCGTGGATGCGCACCTCATTGGCAAGTTCACCGTGCTGGCCCACAAGAACCAGGAGATCTCCACCCGGAATCTTTCCAAGAACGGCCTGCTCTTTGCCGCCAACAAGTCGATTCCCGTGGGATCGGACCTGAACATGAACATCAGGATTCCCCGTCACGGCTCGGTGAAGCTGCGCGCCCAGGTCGTCCGCGTGGAGCGCGTCAACCAGCGCCGCTACGACATCGGCGTCACCATCGTCCAGATGACCCAGAGTGACCGGAAGAAATTCGAAGCCCACGTCGACGAGATGATGGGCACGGAATAA
- the serS gene encoding serine--tRNA ligase codes for MLDIRQIRENPGAVVDALARRGADKAELQEIVDTLVSLDEQRRARMTQTQELEAERNATSKQIGQKKKAGEDTSGIEARVREISAKIKELGAEAEALDAEQEGLLLTLPNLPHANIPDGADESANPEVRKFGTPPSFSFEAKDHVEIGENLGILDFERGAKISGARFTVLVGAGARLERALINFMMDLHAREHGYKECWPPVIVSEASPLGTGQLPKFAVDMFAVGLTPDEVEREKAGEAIPRRYLIPTAEVPVTNLHRDEVLSADDLPIRYVAYSACFRSEAGSYGKDVRGLIRQHQFDKVELVQFAHPEKSYEVLEQLTASAEEVLKRLELPYRVVELCAGDIGFSAAKTYDLEVWLPGQSAYREISSCSNFEDFQARRARIRFKEKGGKPRLIHTLNGSGLAVGRTLVAILENFQQEDGSVVIPKALRPYMGGDEWIRAER; via the coding sequence ATGCTGGACATCCGTCAGATTCGAGAAAACCCCGGCGCAGTCGTCGACGCGCTGGCCCGTCGCGGCGCCGACAAGGCCGAGCTGCAGGAGATCGTCGACACCCTGGTTTCGCTGGACGAACAGCGCCGCGCGCGCATGACGCAGACCCAGGAACTCGAAGCCGAGCGCAACGCGACTTCCAAACAGATCGGGCAGAAGAAGAAGGCCGGCGAAGACACTTCCGGGATCGAGGCGCGCGTGCGTGAGATCTCCGCGAAGATCAAAGAGCTGGGCGCCGAAGCGGAGGCCCTGGACGCCGAGCAGGAGGGCCTGCTGCTCACCCTGCCCAACCTGCCCCACGCGAACATTCCCGACGGCGCCGACGAGAGCGCCAACCCGGAGGTCCGCAAGTTCGGCACACCGCCGAGTTTTTCCTTTGAAGCCAAAGACCACGTCGAGATCGGCGAAAATCTGGGAATTCTGGACTTCGAGCGCGGCGCGAAAATCTCCGGCGCCCGCTTCACCGTGCTGGTCGGTGCGGGCGCGCGCCTCGAGCGCGCGCTCATCAACTTCATGATGGACCTGCACGCGCGCGAGCACGGCTACAAGGAGTGCTGGCCCCCGGTGATCGTGAGCGAGGCCTCCCCGCTGGGGACGGGCCAGCTCCCCAAGTTCGCCGTGGACATGTTCGCCGTAGGACTGACGCCCGATGAAGTGGAGCGGGAAAAGGCGGGCGAAGCGATCCCGCGCCGCTACCTCATCCCGACGGCGGAAGTCCCGGTGACCAACCTGCACCGCGACGAGGTGCTCTCCGCCGACGATCTGCCCATCCGTTATGTCGCTTACTCTGCCTGCTTCCGCAGCGAGGCGGGCTCCTACGGCAAGGACGTGCGCGGTCTGATCCGCCAGCACCAGTTCGACAAAGTCGAGCTTGTCCAGTTCGCCCACCCCGAGAAATCCTACGAAGTGTTGGAGCAGCTCACCGCCAGCGCCGAGGAAGTTTTGAAGCGCCTCGAGCTCCCCTACCGCGTCGTGGAGCTCTGCGCTGGTGACATCGGCTTTTCAGCGGCCAAGACTTACGACCTCGAAGTCTGGCTTCCCGGGCAGAGCGCGTATCGCGAAATCAGTTCCTGTTCGAACTTCGAAGACTTCCAGGCGCGACGTGCGCGCATCCGCTTCAAGGAAAAGGGCGGCAAACCCCGGCTCATTCATACCCTGAACGGATCGGGCCTGGCAGTGGGCCGCACGCTGGTCGCGATTCTCGAGAACTTCCAGCAGGAAGACGGCAGCGTCGTGATTCCCAAGGCGCTTCGCCCCTACATGGGCGGCGACGAGTGGATTCGCGCCGAGCGTTGA
- a CDS encoding tRNA (cytidine(34)-2'-O)-methyltransferase: MDTVSAPELHIVLVNPLIPQNTGNIARLSAATQATLHLVHPLGFEITESRVKRAGLDYWPWVKLQDHDSFEEFETWKAARHPDAPIYFLSKKAAHTYTDVAYQPGSFLVFGQETKGLPDAILEKYSAQTLRIPMFCENVRSLNLSNSVAIVVYEAIRQLGGE; the protein is encoded by the coding sequence ATGGATACCGTGAGCGCGCCCGAGCTGCACATCGTCCTGGTCAACCCGCTGATCCCGCAGAACACGGGCAACATTGCGCGCCTGAGCGCGGCGACGCAGGCCACGCTGCACCTAGTTCACCCGCTGGGATTCGAGATCACCGAAAGCCGCGTGAAGCGCGCGGGGCTCGACTACTGGCCGTGGGTCAAACTGCAGGACCACGATTCCTTCGAAGAGTTCGAGACCTGGAAAGCGGCGCGCCACCCCGATGCGCCGATCTACTTTCTCTCCAAGAAAGCAGCGCACACCTACACCGACGTCGCCTACCAGCCCGGCAGCTTCCTGGTCTTCGGGCAGGAGACCAAGGGCCTTCCCGACGCCATCCTCGAAAAATACAGCGCGCAGACCCTGCGCATTCCCATGTTCTGCGAGAACGTGCGCAGCCTGAATCTCTCGAATTCCGTGGCAATTGTTGTCTATGAAGCGATCCGCCAGCTCGGCGGCGAGTAG